From the genome of Acetobacter oryzifermentans:
AGGCACTTTCGCGAGACTGTGTTCGCGGATTTTGTAGGCGATTTTCTCGTTACGGAGATCGGGTGCCACGCGGATGCCACGCTGGCGGAGTGCTTTGATCAGATCGTCCGCGTACTCGTCTGCGGCGGCGGTGATTGTCGCCACAACGACCTGAACGGGAGCGAGCCAGAAGGGCAGATGGCCGGCATGGTGTTCAAGGAGAATGCCGATGAAACGTTCCAGCGAACCGAACAGGGCGCGGTGCAGCATGACGGGCGGATGCTTGTCCCCATCCGCGCCGACATAATGCGCGTCCAGACGCTGAGGCAGATTGAGATCGACCTGCACGGTACCGCACTGCCAGTCTCGTCCGATTGCATCACGCAGTACGAATTCCAGCTTGGGACCGTAAAAAGCACCTTCCCCCGGATTGCGCGTGTAGGAAAGGCACGAAGCTTCGACCCCGCGCCGTAACGCGTCCTCTGAGCGATCCCAGATCTCGTCCGATCCGACACGTTTTTCGGGTCGGTCAGAGAATTTGATACGGACATCGTCGAAGCCAAAATCCTTATAGATTGAGAGCACAAGATGGCAGATCCGCTGCGTCTCAGCTTCCATCTGCTCCGGCGTGCAGAAAATATGCGCGTCATCCTGCGTGAATGCGCGCACGCGCATGAGGCCATGCAGCGCTCCTGACGGTTCGAAGCGATGGACCTTGCCGAATTCAGCCATCCGCAGGGGCAGGTCACGATAACTCTTCAGGCCATGACGGAAAACCTGCACGCCACCGGGACAGTTCATGGGCTTGAGGGCGTAGGTGCGGCCTTCGGTCTCGGTGGTGAACATGTTCTCCCCGAATTTTTCCCAATGGCCGGAAGCTTGCCAGAGAGACAGATCCATAATGTCGGGCGTATTGATCTCTACATAGTTCTCGGCCTGTTGGCGCGTGCGTAGATAGGCGAGAAGCGTCTGGAACAGCGTCCAGCCATTTGGATGCCAGAAGACCGCTCCCGGTGCTTCAGGCTGGAAATGGAATAGATCCATCTCGCGTCCAAGTCGGCGATGATCGCG
Proteins encoded in this window:
- the thrS gene encoding threonine--tRNA ligase, which codes for MSSTTIASCSASHSPKDVLARRVDGALSDLSAIMSGDRPSEPVFRSDADALSLVRHDTAHVLAQAVSELFPGTALATGPATEQGFFYDFAAERAFTDDDLVRIEARMHEIVDRDEAIIREEWTRESALAWCKENGQPYKAEIIRSLPVDAILSFYRQGSFVDLCRGPHLASTGQIGHAFRLLGTAGAYWKGDRNNPMLQRIHGTACRDADELAAWERRQEEAARRDHRRLGREMDLFHFQPEAPGAVFWHPNGWTLFQTLLAYLRTRQQAENYVEINTPDIMDLSLWQASGHWEKFGENMFTTETEGRTYALKPMNCPGGVQVFRHGLKSYRDLPLRMAEFGKVHRFEPSGALHGLMRVRAFTQDDAHIFCTPEQMEAETQRICHLVLSIYKDFGFDDVRIKFSDRPEKRVGSDEIWDRSEDALRRGVEASCLSYTRNPGEGAFYGPKLEFVLRDAIGRDWQCGTVQVDLNLPQRLDAHYVGADGDKHPPVMLHRALFGSLERFIGILLEHHAGHLPFWLAPVQVVVATITAAADEYADDLIKALRQRGIRVAPDLRNEKIAYKIREHSLAKVPVLLIVGKKEAQAGTVSIREYGNPDAPTMTMETAIDLLADASRFRLPKVFGA